The Candidatus Micrarchaeia archaeon DNA window TCGTGAACGAGGAAATGAAGCTCGCGCAGGGCGCGTACAAGGTGATATTCAACGAGTACGTGCGCATCCCGCAGGACGCCGCGGCTTTCTGCTATCCGCGCTCCTCGCTGCTCCGCTCAGGCATTACATTAAGCTGCGCGGTCTGGGATCCTGGATACGAGGGGAGGAGCGAGGCGCTCCTGATAGTCTCGAACCCGCACGGAGCCATACTAAAGCGAAACGCTAAAATAGGGCAAATGGTGTTCATAAGGCTGCTCGAAAAGACGTCCTATTCGTACGCCGGAGTGTACAAGGGCGAGAACAAGTGAAGCAGGCAGGTGAAGGCATGGGGAAGGAATATCTAATAATCCTGGCGCTGGTTGCGGCGGCCATAGTGTTCTACGCGTCCTACGGCTACATCTTCCCGCCCCAGCAGAACATAAGCGTGATAAGCAACCTCTCTTT harbors:
- a CDS encoding deoxyuridine 5'-triphosphate nucleotidohydrolase; this translates as MILPKELLVKGDLVRDFIGESQFQPAGVDVTLKELYSFKNAGKIDFDNKERRISDVEPVQFVNEEMKLAQGAYKVIFNEYVRIPQDAAAFCYPRSSLLRSGITLSCAVWDPGYEGRSEALLIVSNPHGAILKRNAKIGQMVFIRLLEKTSYSYAGVYKGENK